The proteins below come from a single Fastidiosipila sanguinis genomic window:
- the recJ gene encoding single-stranded-DNA-specific exonuclease RecJ: MNWKNDIWIQRNNFENINETNESSVALSDNLGQNVLEDKTKHEQDLLANLVLNRNFDKYDLYLIDKNNFLDILHDPFLMQGMDKAAEIAYEACVNQRRVFIHGDYDADGLTSSSILYKFFTRLGLSKDNIKIFIPNRLEDGYGLSPKTLPEVYNFDAELLVTVDCGIKSVSEFAELKQAGIQCLLTDHHLPDEIIPETDAVIDPHILGDNYPMRDLAGAGVAYKLCQAIVQKYNLDESLLDDLAALAMIGTVADVMPLRNENRHIVNLGLQEIANGSLVAVREMAKEMKLNPEKLTAENFAFSICPRINAAGRMGQNDVALDLLLCEDLAESRILINNLEAINNERKNLQNSTVKEIDAYLEQHPELLNEPLILLKGENWHTGILGIISARIQENWQKSTIILGLDNSEISENNSRVFKGSGRSYAEFDLHRVMSKVDDYLYKFGGHKKACGLSVEEDKWDEFYKHAMQAAREELKQTQSDDNLANANKIIYDLEISPDAVNLVEAMSLEALEPLGEQNSKPVFLLNNLRVNSIRTIGKGKHLKLDFINNDQLLTGIAFNKGDLINVIKAGDEVSLLANLEINRWKDNVEVQLNISDLAFAEEAKYMIWENIKNIDDNEKDIIETDDIIAFWNILTKLNPKGSSLISLKRIQNFTRIDKDKYLSLDNLKSIMEIFAEMGLLRVDAELSEDSFYLSIQNSTQRAKISDTNIAKNLIKKGVLVI; the protein is encoded by the coding sequence ATGAACTGGAAAAATGATATTTGGATACAAAGAAATAATTTTGAGAATATTAATGAAACTAATGAGAGCTCAGTTGCTTTAAGCGATAATCTTGGACAAAATGTTCTAGAGGATAAAACAAAGCATGAGCAAGATTTGTTAGCGAATTTAGTTTTGAATAGAAATTTTGACAAATATGATTTGTACCTGATAGACAAAAATAATTTCCTAGATATTTTACATGATCCATTTCTTATGCAAGGTATGGACAAGGCTGCTGAGATAGCTTATGAAGCTTGCGTAAATCAAAGAAGAGTTTTCATACATGGTGACTATGATGCAGATGGACTAACTAGTAGTTCGATTCTATATAAGTTTTTTACTAGACTTGGTTTAAGCAAAGACAATATAAAAATTTTCATACCTAATAGATTAGAAGATGGATATGGGTTAAGTCCCAAAACTTTGCCAGAAGTTTATAATTTTGATGCTGAATTGTTGGTAACTGTAGACTGTGGTATTAAGTCAGTCTCAGAGTTTGCAGAGTTAAAACAAGCTGGAATACAATGTTTGCTTACTGATCACCACTTACCAGATGAAATTATACCTGAGACTGACGCTGTAATAGATCCTCATATTTTAGGTGATAACTACCCTATGAGAGACCTAGCAGGTGCAGGTGTTGCATATAAGTTATGTCAAGCAATCGTTCAAAAATACAATCTAGATGAATCACTTTTGGATGATCTTGCTGCTTTGGCCATGATAGGAACTGTAGCTGATGTTATGCCTTTGCGTAATGAAAATAGACATATTGTCAATCTTGGCCTTCAGGAGATTGCTAATGGCAGCTTAGTTGCTGTGCGAGAAATGGCTAAAGAGATGAAGCTAAATCCTGAGAAATTGACAGCGGAGAATTTTGCTTTTTCAATTTGTCCTAGAATTAATGCAGCAGGTAGAATGGGACAGAATGATGTAGCTCTAGACCTTCTATTATGTGAAGATTTAGCTGAGTCAAGAATTTTAATCAACAATCTTGAAGCTATCAATAATGAGAGGAAAAATCTGCAAAATTCAACAGTAAAGGAAATTGATGCTTACTTAGAGCAACATCCAGAACTGTTAAATGAACCATTGATCCTTCTAAAAGGTGAAAATTGGCACACAGGAATATTAGGTATAATTTCCGCGCGCATTCAAGAAAATTGGCAAAAATCAACAATAATACTAGGCCTAGATAATAGTGAAATTTCTGAAAATAATTCGAGAGTTTTCAAAGGTTCAGGAAGAAGTTATGCAGAGTTTGATTTGCATAGAGTAATGTCAAAAGTTGATGATTATCTCTATAAGTTTGGTGGACACAAGAAGGCATGTGGCCTCAGTGTAGAAGAAGATAAATGGGATGAGTTTTATAAGCATGCTATGCAAGCAGCTAGGGAAGAATTGAAACAGACTCAAAGTGACGATAATCTAGCAAATGCAAATAAGATTATTTATGATCTTGAAATTAGCCCAGATGCAGTTAATCTGGTTGAGGCTATGAGTTTAGAGGCATTAGAACCTTTAGGAGAGCAAAATTCTAAACCTGTATTTTTGCTAAATAACCTTAGAGTTAATAGCATTAGAACGATTGGTAAGGGCAAGCATCTAAAACTTGATTTTATTAATAATGATCAATTGCTTACCGGAATAGCATTTAATAAGGGGGACTTAATAAATGTAATAAAAGCAGGTGATGAAGTATCGTTATTAGCTAATCTGGAAATTAATAGATGGAAAGACAATGTAGAAGTTCAATTAAATATTAGTGATTTGGCTTTTGCAGAAGAGGCCAAGTATATGATTTGGGAAAATATAAAAAATATTGATGACAATGAGAAAGATATAATTGAAACTGATGATATTATAGCTTTTTGGAATATTTTAACTAAGTTAAATCCTAAAGGATCTTCGCTAATATCGCTGAAGAGGATACAGAATTTCACCAGGATTGATAAAGATAAATACTTAAGCCTAGATAATCTGAAATCTATTATGGAAATATTCGCAGAAATGGGATTGCTTAGGGTTGATGCTGAGTTGAGTGAGGATAGCTTTTATTTATCAATACAAAATTCAACGCAACGTGCTAAAATAAGTGATACTAACATAGCAAAAAATCTTATTAAGAAGGGAGTCTTGGTGATTTAA
- the malQ gene encoding 4-alpha-glucanotransferase encodes MQKDFKRSSGTLLHISSLPGPFGIGTLGKSAYDFVDKLAGAGMSYWQILPLTPINDAISPYSSISAFASNVLFIAPEILVEMGYLAEKELQDFYYNEQDSIKTNYQFAFANADKYLSLAFSRLDDRGESELREFIQAEKEWLLDYAYFIVLHEFYDKAWYEWPEPAKFRDEEFLEDFFSQEDMQEKVLEICFRQWLFFKQWFSLKNYANSKGVKLFGDMPIYLSYDSVDLWTRPREFMLDAEFKPLMVSGFPAFTEDGEGQIWNNPLYNWAEMSKNNYEWWINRISHSMRILDTMRIDHFRAFAHFFAIPNDSNTTKTGVWLEGPGLGFFEEVQKRVANLEIIAEDLGGESDPLVREILKYNNFPGMMVMINEFMWGKGAENLPYTYKDNKIAYTSTHDSYTIIGWLNEKENKHNRDFALDYCDAKFKDTKKDNEKKLAVAKSFIKTCWNTKAIITMVPVQDLLALDNSRAMNKPGTVNDFNWTFRITKNELDQIDTQWIYDLNETYQRIVKNELEK; translated from the coding sequence ATGCAAAAAGATTTTAAAAGAAGTTCAGGAACTTTGTTACATATTAGTTCTTTGCCGGGACCATTTGGGATTGGAACTTTAGGGAAGTCAGCCTATGATTTTGTGGACAAGTTAGCAGGTGCTGGAATGAGTTATTGGCAAATTTTGCCACTTACTCCAATTAATGATGCAATTTCTCCATATAGTAGTATATCTGCTTTCGCAAGTAATGTTCTTTTCATAGCCCCTGAGATTCTAGTCGAGATGGGATATTTAGCTGAGAAGGAATTACAAGATTTTTACTATAATGAGCAAGATTCAATCAAGACAAATTATCAGTTCGCTTTTGCAAATGCTGATAAGTATTTAAGCTTGGCTTTTTCTAGATTAGATGACAGAGGAGAGTCAGAGTTAAGAGAGTTTATACAAGCAGAGAAAGAGTGGCTACTAGATTATGCCTATTTTATTGTATTGCATGAATTTTATGATAAAGCCTGGTATGAATGGCCTGAACCCGCTAAGTTTAGAGATGAAGAATTTTTAGAAGATTTTTTCTCACAAGAGGATATGCAAGAAAAAGTTTTGGAGATTTGTTTTAGACAGTGGTTATTCTTTAAACAATGGTTTAGTTTAAAAAATTATGCAAATTCTAAAGGGGTTAAACTTTTTGGCGATATGCCTATATATCTTTCATATGACAGTGTAGATCTTTGGACAAGACCTAGAGAGTTTATGCTAGACGCTGAATTTAAACCTTTAATGGTATCCGGTTTTCCGGCTTTTACTGAGGATGGAGAAGGACAAATCTGGAATAATCCACTTTATAATTGGGCAGAGATGTCGAAGAATAATTATGAGTGGTGGATAAATAGAATTTCTCATTCTATGAGGATTTTAGATACAATGAGGATTGACCATTTTCGTGCTTTTGCTCATTTCTTTGCTATACCAAATGATTCGAATACAACGAAGACCGGCGTTTGGCTTGAAGGACCAGGTTTAGGTTTTTTTGAAGAAGTACAAAAAAGAGTTGCTAATTTAGAAATAATTGCAGAAGATTTAGGTGGAGAATCGGACCCACTAGTCAGAGAAATTTTGAAATACAATAATTTCCCGGGTATGATGGTAATGATTAATGAGTTTATGTGGGGCAAAGGTGCAGAAAATCTTCCGTACACTTACAAGGATAACAAGATAGCTTATACATCAACTCATGATAGCTATACGATTATTGGCTGGTTAAATGAGAAAGAAAATAAGCATAATAGAGATTTTGCTTTGGATTATTGCGATGCGAAATTTAAAGATACGAAGAAAGATAATGAAAAAAAACTTGCAGTTGCAAAATCTTTCATCAAAACATGCTGGAATACAAAGGCAATAATAACTATGGTGCCGGTACAGGATTTACTTGCTTTAGACAATTCTAGAGCCATGAATAAGCCTGGAACTGTCAATGATTTTAACTGGACCTTTAGAATAACCAAGAATGAGCTAGATCAAATAGATACACAATGGATATATGATCTTAATGAGACTTACCAAAGGATAGTAAAAAATGAACTGGAAAAATGA
- the malQ gene encoding 4-alpha-glucanotransferase, with product MERSSGILMHITSLPGEFGIGTLGEEAYKFVDEIKAAGLKYWQVLPLTPVGYGNSPYSSTSAFANNVLMIDPRKLEEMGLLTEAEVEVAKYDGDYPETKADYDFADKNTRKFLDLAYARLTSEQLESFTKFKEDNAVWLDNYVLYEALRLSFDKKMWQDWPEAVRDRDPEYLDAFISEDKNKVLIDKLAFAQWIFRVQWDALKSYANENGIEIIGDIPIFPALDSADAWANPELFQLNELGHTVFKAGVPPDYFSEDGQLWGNPLFAWEKHAEQDYAWWVSRVRNTMVLFDIVRIDHFRGFSAYWAVPGEDDTARDGEWIKGPGMDLFEVLHREIDDLKVIAEDLGEIDEESAQLLEDSGYPGMEILMFSLDPDGETLPEDFKQHKLVYTGTHDNNTVLGWLDELEDKEREFAFEYCDIDPNSDWETKGPENPAARGFIEACWKTKCDVVIIPTQDFLGMGTERRMNMPSTLNDVNWTFRATEAELAELDIDWIKNLNKEYNR from the coding sequence ATGGAAAGAAGTTCAGGGATTTTGATGCACATTACTTCCTTACCTGGTGAGTTTGGGATAGGAACTTTAGGAGAAGAGGCCTATAAATTTGTTGATGAAATTAAAGCTGCAGGTTTGAAGTATTGGCAAGTTTTGCCTTTAACTCCAGTAGGTTATGGGAATTCACCATATAGTAGTACATCAGCTTTTGCTAACAATGTCTTGATGATAGATCCTCGTAAGTTAGAAGAGATGGGGCTTTTGACTGAGGCTGAAGTGGAAGTTGCAAAATATGATGGTGATTATCCTGAAACAAAGGCTGATTATGATTTCGCAGATAAAAATACTAGAAAATTTTTAGACTTAGCTTATGCAAGGTTAACTTCTGAGCAGCTAGAGAGCTTTACAAAGTTTAAAGAAGATAACGCAGTTTGGTTGGATAATTATGTTCTATATGAAGCCTTGCGTTTAAGCTTTGATAAAAAAATGTGGCAAGACTGGCCTGAAGCAGTTCGAGATAGAGATCCTGAATATTTAGATGCATTCATTAGTGAAGATAAAAACAAGGTTTTAATAGATAAGCTTGCTTTTGCTCAATGGATTTTTAGAGTGCAATGGGATGCCCTAAAGTCATATGCAAACGAAAATGGAATAGAAATTATTGGTGATATACCAATTTTCCCAGCTTTAGATAGTGCTGATGCATGGGCTAATCCTGAGCTATTCCAGTTAAATGAGTTAGGACATACTGTTTTCAAAGCTGGAGTACCACCTGACTATTTCTCTGAAGATGGGCAGTTGTGGGGGAACCCATTATTTGCATGGGAAAAACATGCAGAGCAAGATTATGCTTGGTGGGTCTCTCGAGTAAGAAACACAATGGTTCTTTTTGACATAGTTCGTATAGATCACTTTAGAGGTTTCTCAGCATATTGGGCTGTTCCAGGGGAGGATGACACTGCTCGTGATGGTGAGTGGATTAAAGGCCCTGGCATGGATTTATTCGAAGTATTACACAGAGAGATTGATGATTTGAAAGTTATTGCTGAAGATCTAGGAGAAATTGATGAGGAGTCAGCCCAGTTGCTAGAAGACAGTGGCTACCCAGGTATGGAGATTCTAATGTTCTCATTAGATCCGGATGGAGAGACTTTGCCTGAAGATTTTAAACAACATAAACTAGTTTATACAGGAACACACGATAATAACACTGTGTTAGGTTGGCTAGATGAACTAGAGGACAAAGAAAGAGAATTTGCATTTGAGTATTGTGATATAGATCCAAATTCTGATTGGGAAACTAAGGGCCCTGAGAATCCAGCAGCAAGAGGATTCATAGAAGCTTGTTGGAAAACTAAATGTGACGTGGTAATTATTCCAACACAAGATTTCCTGGGGATGGGAACCGAGCGAAGAATGAATATGCCAAGTACGCTAAACGATGTTAACTGGACATTTAGAGCAACAGAGGCAGAGTTAGCTGAGTTGGATATTGATTGGATTAAAAACTTGAATAAAGAATATAACCGTTAA
- a CDS encoding DUF368 domain-containing protein, protein MKRNQELIKEAQNNELKEEITDFDQYPVSNNNPIIDWIIRVFKGMAIGIGGILPGLSGGVLSVVFGVYNSLIAFLAHPFKNFKKNFKYFLPIGIGGVLGIFVFSKLVSTALQTYEAFAISLFLGFVAGTLPSLWKKAGAHGRSKNNIITLISTAIIFIIVMITADKYLSLALPSNFGVWIFSGVLIGLGVVVPGLSPSNFLLYFNLYEKMTTGISKLDFGIIIPLTIGLALSVILLAKVVENLFKKHFATMHHIILGLVLGSTVAIFFTHIIPAINTTAAAKLGMNLFVFILITIVAFAIGTLSSYFFSIFEEKVDTRNEE, encoded by the coding sequence ATGAAAAGAAATCAAGAATTAATTAAAGAAGCTCAAAATAATGAGTTAAAAGAAGAGATCACAGATTTTGATCAGTATCCAGTAAGTAATAACAATCCTATAATAGATTGGATAATAAGAGTTTTTAAAGGTATGGCTATAGGAATTGGTGGGATTTTGCCAGGATTGTCTGGTGGAGTTTTATCAGTTGTCTTCGGTGTTTACAATAGTTTAATCGCATTTTTGGCACATCCATTCAAGAACTTCAAGAAAAACTTTAAATACTTTTTGCCTATAGGTATTGGTGGAGTCTTAGGTATATTTGTTTTTTCTAAGTTAGTGAGCACTGCATTGCAAACCTATGAAGCTTTTGCTATAAGCTTATTCTTAGGTTTTGTTGCAGGTACTTTGCCATCACTTTGGAAAAAAGCAGGTGCACATGGTAGAAGCAAAAACAATATAATTACTTTGATCTCGACAGCTATTATTTTTATAATTGTTATGATAACTGCAGATAAGTATCTTTCTTTAGCTTTGCCAAGTAATTTTGGAGTTTGGATATTTTCAGGGGTGTTGATAGGTTTAGGAGTTGTTGTACCAGGCTTAAGTCCTTCTAATTTCTTGTTGTATTTTAATCTTTACGAGAAGATGACAACAGGAATAAGCAAATTAGATTTTGGAATTATTATTCCACTAACAATAGGATTAGCACTTTCAGTTATTTTATTAGCTAAAGTAGTTGAAAATTTATTCAAAAAACATTTTGCTACTATGCATCATATTATTTTAGGGTTAGTACTAGGTTCAACTGTGGCAATATTCTTTACACATATTATTCCTGCCATTAATACAACAGCCGCAGCTAAACTAGGAATGAATTTATTTGTCTTTATCTTGATTACGATAGTTGCATTTGCAATAGGAACATTATCTTCTTATTTCTTTAGCATTTTTGAAGAAAAAGTTGATACAAGAAATGAGGAATAA
- a CDS encoding NYN domain-containing protein: MQTNDKKLAVLIDADNVSYHYISAMMDEIAIYGIPTVKRIYGDWTRQNMNGWKSVILDYAISPVQQFNYTTGKNSTDSALIIDAMDILYTYDIDGFCLISSDSDFTKLAIRLRESGKLVLGFGEQKTPNAFIAACNRFIFLEILDDNYVEPEENNNTNDDQYNNNNNNKPNKGLKTLDNKTKRMIANVIEAIADDSGWAFLADVGNVISKTEPSFDSRNYGYSKLSHLIEDVPEIEIDERTTSNPNVKHIYIKYNSSKNKRRRNNK, encoded by the coding sequence ATGCAAACAAATGATAAAAAGTTAGCAGTTTTAATAGATGCAGATAATGTGTCATATCATTATATAAGTGCAATGATGGATGAAATTGCTATTTATGGAATCCCAACAGTTAAGAGGATCTATGGGGATTGGACCAGGCAGAATATGAATGGATGGAAGAGTGTTATCTTAGATTATGCTATTTCTCCAGTTCAGCAATTTAATTATACTACGGGCAAAAACTCAACTGATTCAGCTCTTATAATTGATGCAATGGATATTTTGTATACTTATGATATTGATGGTTTCTGCTTAATTAGCAGTGATAGTGATTTTACTAAGCTAGCAATTCGCTTAAGAGAATCAGGAAAATTGGTTTTAGGTTTTGGCGAACAAAAAACTCCTAATGCATTTATTGCAGCTTGTAATAGATTTATTTTCTTGGAAATTTTAGATGACAATTATGTTGAGCCAGAAGAAAATAATAATACCAATGATGATCAATATAATAATAACAACAACAATAAACCTAATAAAGGTCTTAAGACCTTAGATAATAAAACTAAACGTATGATAGCGAATGTAATTGAAGCTATTGCTGATGATAGTGGTTGGGCGTTTTTGGCTGATGTAGGAAATGTAATTTCCAAGACAGAACCTTCTTTTGACTCGAGAAATTATGGATATTCTAAATTAAGTCATTTAATAGAAGATGTTCCAGAAATTGAAATTGATGAGAGAACAACCTCTAATCCTAATGTTAAGCATATTTATATTAAATATAATTCTTCAAAAAATAAGCGTAGACGCAATAATAAATAG
- a CDS encoding IMPACT family protein, with the protein MKSISEIVKKDSFISLAKEAWFEQEIKKSVFIAHAKPVKSVEEAEAFIADEWNKYKDATHIVYAWSVGKELGNIQQRFSDNGEPQGTSGPPVFDVLDKNSIHDAIITVTRYYGGTLLGTGGLVKAYGSSASGVVKNARLVQLVPGIELVVNMPYSFNDTFNYRLDLLSNQVNVLDRQYTSSVFVKCIVDLSFYNEFIDLVNEISSRTAEIEIRDNTYQAKPIDYLEEE; encoded by the coding sequence GTGAAAAGTATTTCAGAAATAGTAAAAAAGGATTCATTTATATCTTTAGCTAAGGAAGCATGGTTTGAGCAAGAAATAAAAAAATCAGTTTTTATAGCACATGCTAAGCCAGTGAAATCTGTTGAAGAGGCTGAAGCTTTTATTGCGGATGAATGGAACAAGTATAAAGATGCAACACATATTGTTTATGCTTGGTCTGTGGGTAAGGAATTAGGTAATATACAGCAAAGATTTAGTGATAATGGAGAGCCACAAGGAACTTCGGGGCCTCCAGTTTTTGATGTTTTGGATAAAAATAGTATTCACGACGCTATAATTACAGTTACTAGATATTATGGTGGAACATTATTAGGAACCGGTGGTTTAGTTAAAGCTTATGGATCCTCTGCTTCTGGAGTAGTAAAGAATGCAAGATTAGTACAATTAGTTCCTGGAATTGAACTAGTTGTTAATATGCCTTATTCTTTCAATGATACTTTTAATTATCGCTTAGATTTACTTTCTAATCAGGTGAATGTACTTGATAGACAATACACTAGCTCGGTTTTTGTTAAATGTATAGTTGATCTGAGCTTTTATAATGAGTTTATAGATTTAGTTAATGAAATTTCAAGCAGGACGGCTGAAATTGAAATAAGAGATAATACTTATCAAGCCAAGCCTATCGACTACTTGGAGGAGGAATAG
- the tuf gene encoding elongation factor Tu codes for MAKKHFERTKPHVNIGTLGHVDHGKTTTTAAITKVLALLGDAEYSSYDNIDKAPEERERGITINTSHVEYETENRHYAHVDCPGHADYVKNMITGAAQMDGAILVVSAADGVMPQTREHILLARQVGVPKVVVYLNKVDQVDDPELLDLVEMEVRELLDEYEFEGDDCPVIKGSSLAVLESESTDPDAPEYAPIRELMDAVDEFIPTPERPTDKPFLLPVEDVFTISGRGTVATGRIERGQINVGDQAEIVGLVESSRTTTITGLEMFRKLLDSAVAGDNVGALLRGVERSDIERGQVIAKPGTITPHSEFKGQIYVLTESEGGRHKPFFSGYRPQFFFRTTDVTGIMNLEEGVDMVMPGDNVEIEVELIKPVAMEKGMRFAIREGGRTVGAGTVTEIEQ; via the coding sequence ATGGCTAAGAAACATTTTGAAAGAACCAAGCCACACGTAAACATTGGTACTTTAGGTCACGTTGACCATGGTAAAACAACAACAACAGCAGCTATTACTAAAGTTTTAGCACTTTTAGGTGATGCTGAGTATTCATCATACGATAATATCGATAAAGCTCCAGAAGAGAGAGAGCGTGGTATTACAATCAATACATCACACGTTGAGTATGAAACAGAAAATCGTCACTATGCACACGTTGACTGCCCAGGACACGCTGACTATGTTAAAAACATGATCACAGGTGCAGCACAAATGGACGGTGCTATCCTAGTTGTTTCAGCAGCTGATGGTGTTATGCCACAAACACGTGAGCACATCTTGCTAGCACGTCAGGTTGGTGTTCCTAAAGTTGTAGTTTACTTGAACAAAGTAGACCAAGTTGACGATCCAGAATTACTAGACTTAGTTGAAATGGAAGTTCGTGAACTATTAGATGAATATGAATTTGAAGGTGATGATTGCCCAGTTATTAAGGGTTCATCATTAGCAGTTCTAGAGAGCGAAAGCACAGATCCTGATGCTCCAGAATATGCTCCAATTAGAGAATTAATGGACGCTGTAGATGAATTCATTCCTACACCAGAAAGACCAACAGACAAACCATTCTTACTACCAGTAGAAGACGTATTCACAATCTCAGGTCGTGGTACTGTTGCTACAGGTCGTATCGAACGTGGTCAAATCAACGTTGGTGACCAAGCTGAAATAGTTGGTTTAGTAGAAAGCAGCCGTACAACAACAATTACAGGTCTAGAAATGTTCCGTAAATTGTTAGACTCAGCTGTTGCAGGTGATAACGTTGGTGCATTGCTACGTGGTGTTGAAAGATCAGACATCGAACGTGGTCAAGTTATTGCTAAACCAGGTACAATTACACCTCACTCAGAATTCAAAGGACAAATCTATGTTCTAACAGAATCAGAAGGTGGCCGTCACAAACCTTTCTTCTCAGGTTACCGTCCACAATTCTTCTTCAGAACAACAGACGTTACAGGTATCATGAATCTAGAAGAAGGCGTAGACATGGTTATGCCTGGTGATAACGTTGAGATCGAAGTTGAATTGATCAAACCAGTAGCTATGGAAAAAGGTATGCGTTTTGCTATCCGTGAAGGTGGTAGAACAGTTGGTGCTGGTACAGTTACAGAAATCGAACAATAA